A window from Methylocystis sp. MJC1 encodes these proteins:
- a CDS encoding DUF1636 family protein, protein MPINDVTIFVCASCRDSNDPERRPGAAFIDALRSRLAERALHFRVEPVECLAVCKRPATIALASANKWTYVIGDLDAASSIDEAIDSAARFAESENGIVAWKDRPACFKKGVISRTPPLSNAE, encoded by the coding sequence GTGCCGATCAATGATGTAACAATTTTCGTCTGCGCGTCTTGCCGCGATAGCAACGATCCCGAGCGACGTCCCGGCGCGGCTTTCATCGACGCCTTGCGGTCCCGGCTGGCTGAGCGCGCGCTCCATTTCCGCGTGGAGCCGGTCGAATGTCTCGCGGTCTGCAAGCGGCCGGCGACAATCGCTCTGGCCAGCGCAAACAAGTGGACCTATGTGATTGGCGACCTCGATGCTGCGAGCAGCATCGACGAGGCTATCGACTCCGCGGCGCGTTTCGCCGAAAGCGAGAATGGCATCGTCGCCTGGAAGGACCGGCCCGCCTGCTTCAAGAAGGGCGTCATCTCGCGCACGCCGCCGCTTTCCAACGCCGAGTAA
- a CDS encoding carbohydrate porin, translating into MRAARQIWIAFAALLFYPILATAGDNAAPPSPKDRRHAVAVAKVDKHADTPVSLRQMLADAGLTFIFTYYGDGFSNPVGGIRKGPGYDARQGTIIDGDLEKLLSLKGAVVHASIHAVHGSQYGATNLGNLMTVSAMEAPSSFRLFNLWIEQRLGKNANLRVGQFSAAQEFLVSENASLFVNNTFGWPALLSQDLPSGGPSYPEATPGARLLLKPFETLTLLAAVFNGDPAGPGLGNPVYRDPHGLAFRLRDPPLFMTEIGYAHGEDGAEIEQPLQEGTGARVWAEPGSGPLPGRIKVGAWAHAGAFSNERLDWNGAPQAYSGAPPMRHHGDYGVYAVVDQRLWRFAACKNCGLNIFARTMFAPSNRNPLDLYLDGGLTIKGAFASRPEDTAGLALAFTRVSPNAIAYDRDANFYNGTRAPTRRFEATLEATYQWALQEKWSIQPDIQYIWNPGGHVPNPRDITGLTPIHNALVMGARTILKF; encoded by the coding sequence ATGCGCGCCGCCCGGCAGATTTGGATCGCTTTCGCCGCTCTCCTGTTTTACCCGATCCTGGCTACGGCGGGCGACAACGCCGCGCCGCCGTCGCCGAAAGACCGCCGCCATGCGGTTGCTGTCGCCAAGGTCGATAAGCACGCAGATACGCCCGTCTCGCTGCGGCAAATGCTGGCCGACGCCGGTTTGACCTTCATCTTCACCTATTATGGGGACGGTTTTTCGAACCCTGTCGGCGGCATAAGGAAAGGGCCGGGCTATGACGCGCGCCAGGGCACGATCATCGACGGCGATCTCGAGAAGCTCCTGAGCCTGAAAGGCGCGGTTGTTCACGCCAGCATTCACGCCGTTCACGGCTCCCAATATGGTGCGACGAACCTCGGCAATCTGATGACGGTCAGCGCGATGGAGGCGCCGTCGTCGTTCCGGCTTTTCAACCTCTGGATCGAGCAACGGCTCGGCAAGAACGCAAATCTGCGTGTGGGACAGTTTTCGGCCGCCCAGGAATTCCTTGTCAGCGAGAACGCCAGCCTGTTCGTGAACAATACATTCGGCTGGCCCGCTTTGCTCTCGCAAGATCTTCCCAGCGGTGGCCCCTCCTATCCGGAGGCGACGCCTGGCGCGCGTCTGCTCCTCAAGCCTTTTGAAACGCTCACCCTGCTCGCCGCCGTCTTCAACGGCGATCCCGCCGGGCCGGGCCTCGGCAACCCGGTCTATCGCGATCCGCATGGTCTCGCGTTTCGGCTGCGGGACCCGCCGCTGTTCATGACGGAGATTGGATACGCCCATGGCGAGGACGGCGCTGAAATAGAACAGCCGTTACAAGAGGGAACGGGCGCGCGCGTCTGGGCAGAGCCGGGTTCGGGACCTCTGCCCGGGCGGATCAAGGTCGGCGCCTGGGCGCATGCGGGCGCATTTTCCAACGAACGACTCGATTGGAACGGCGCGCCGCAAGCTTACTCCGGCGCGCCGCCGATGCGGCATCATGGCGATTACGGGGTTTACGCCGTCGTCGATCAGCGCCTTTGGCGCTTCGCCGCCTGCAAGAACTGCGGCTTGAACATATTTGCGCGCACCATGTTTGCGCCGAGCAACCGAAATCCGCTCGATCTTTATTTGGACGGCGGTCTAACGATCAAAGGGGCTTTTGCGTCTCGTCCAGAGGATACCGCCGGCCTGGCGCTCGCCTTCACCCGCGTCTCACCGAACGCCATCGCCTACGACAGGGATGCAAACTTCTACAATGGAACGCGCGCGCCGACGCGTCGCTTCGAAGCGACGCTCGAAGCGACCTATCAATGGGCGCTGCAGGAGAAATGGTCGATACAGCCGGACATCCAATATATTTGGAATCCGGGAGGGCACGTGCCCAATCCGCGCGACATCACGGGGCTCACGCCGATCCATAATGCGCTTGTGATGGGCGCGCGCACCATTCTGAAATTCTGA
- a CDS encoding anti-sigma factor family protein: protein MPASSIIGEADLHALVDGELDAERRRKVEDHLLTHPADAALVEGWRRQNAALRAAFEPAALEMLPLSLKDAATRTNAPQQGPIETGAIHWGRPGASRPSQRLDEIRASRRRQAALSTVLTLLAGAAVAGLAALVFAGRNEAPRPPVSAVLTQSYAGRASLTYATYASDARPVEIEVSRKGELVAWLAERVGFSRPPNLAGLGLRLIGGRVTPGVAAPAGLLIYERADGARLGLYFERAEAAGAPLAPRAAQGVTAIEWRAGGFAFVLVGPLAQEEMQAAAESAATAIAAAPDEKR from the coding sequence TTGCCCGCTTCCAGCATCATTGGCGAGGCTGACCTCCACGCTTTGGTCGACGGCGAGCTCGACGCCGAGCGCCGTCGCAAGGTCGAGGACCACCTCCTCACGCATCCCGCGGACGCCGCCCTTGTCGAGGGGTGGCGACGCCAGAACGCGGCACTGCGCGCGGCCTTCGAGCCGGCGGCGCTGGAGATGCTGCCGCTCTCGCTAAAAGACGCCGCGACCCGCACCAACGCGCCCCAGCAAGGGCCGATCGAGACGGGCGCCATCCATTGGGGACGGCCGGGCGCCTCGCGCCCCTCCCAGCGGCTCGATGAAATCCGCGCCAGCCGCCGACGGCAGGCGGCGCTCTCCACTGTTTTGACCCTGCTCGCCGGCGCCGCGGTGGCCGGCCTCGCCGCGCTCGTCTTCGCCGGGCGCAACGAGGCGCCGCGTCCGCCGGTTTCGGCTGTTCTCACGCAGAGCTACGCCGGTCGCGCCAGCCTGACGTACGCGACCTATGCCTCGGACGCCCGCCCGGTCGAGATCGAGGTTTCCCGGAAAGGCGAGCTTGTCGCCTGGCTGGCCGAGCGCGTCGGCTTTTCCCGGCCGCCCAATCTCGCCGGGCTCGGCCTGCGCCTCATCGGCGGGCGCGTCACGCCGGGCGTGGCCGCGCCCGCGGGCCTGCTGATCTATGAGCGCGCCGACGGCGCCCGCCTCGGGCTCTATTTCGAGCGCGCCGAGGCGGCGGGCGCCCCGCTCGCGCCACGCGCGGCGCAGGGGGTCACGGCGATCGAATGGCGCGCCGGGGGCTTCGCCTTCGTCCTTGTCGGGCCGCTCGCCCAGGAGGAGATGCAGGCCGCCGCGGAGAGCGCCGCCACCGCGATCGCCGCCGCGCCGGACGAAAAGCGCTAG
- the groES gene encoding co-chaperone GroES, producing MAFRPLHDRIVVKRIEGEEKTKGGIIIPDTAKEKPQEGKVVSVGPGARDESGKLVPLDVKAGDRVLFGKWSGTEVKIDGDDLLIMKESDILGIVE from the coding sequence ATGGCGTTCCGTCCCCTGCACGACCGCATCGTGGTCAAGCGCATCGAAGGCGAAGAGAAGACCAAAGGCGGCATCATTATTCCCGACACCGCCAAGGAGAAGCCCCAGGAAGGCAAGGTGGTTTCAGTTGGCCCGGGCGCCCGCGACGAGAGCGGCAAGCTCGTTCCCCTCGACGTGAAGGCTGGCGATCGCGTGCTGTTCGGCAAGTGGTCCGGCACCGAGGTCAAGATCGACGGCGACGACCTGTTGATCATGAAGGAAAGCGACATCCTGGGCATCGTCGAATAA
- the ppa gene encoding inorganic diphosphatase, translating into MRLDAIPIGANPPHEVNVVVEVPLGGEPIKYELDKASGTLFVDRFLYTAMRYPGNYGFIPHTLSDDGDPCDVLVANTRPVAPGAVISVRPIGVLRMTDEAGGDEKIVAVPSPRLTQRYVDVHNYTDLQEMTWRRIEHFFVHYKDLEPGKWAKVAGWGDAAEARALISAGIERAKAEKK; encoded by the coding sequence ATGCGTCTCGACGCCATTCCGATCGGCGCGAACCCCCCGCATGAAGTCAATGTCGTGGTCGAAGTGCCGCTCGGCGGCGAGCCGATCAAATATGAGCTGGACAAGGCGTCGGGCACGCTCTTCGTCGACCGCTTCCTCTATACGGCCATGCGCTATCCGGGGAACTATGGCTTCATCCCCCATACGCTCTCCGATGACGGCGACCCCTGCGATGTGCTTGTCGCCAATACGCGTCCCGTCGCGCCGGGCGCGGTTATTTCCGTGCGTCCGATCGGCGTGTTGCGCATGACCGACGAAGCCGGCGGCGACGAGAAGATCGTCGCGGTGCCGTCGCCGCGCCTCACCCAGCGTTACGTCGACGTGCACAACTACACCGACCTCCAGGAGATGACCTGGCGGCGCATCGAGCACTTCTTCGTGCACTATAAGGATCTCGAGCCCGGCAAATGGGCCAAGGTCGCCGGCTGGGGAGACGCCGCGGAGGCCCGCGCGCTGATCAGCGCGGGGATCGAGCGCGCGAAGGCGGAAAAGAAGTAA
- the lspA gene encoding signal peptidase II: MPPFLTPPRVLGLAAALAAALADQAHKYWMLDIFGIQARQPITLAPFLDVVLSWNYGVSYSLFQTHEGVGRALLLAGQSVIVAGLLWWLWRSQSRLTTLAVGLVVGGALGNAVDRLTRGAVADFFYFHTTLPVGPLANYVFNVADVAISAGVALLLFENIFAPAPSAQDATDLRGRH, from the coding sequence GTGCCGCCCTTTCTCACGCCCCCCCGCGTCCTCGGCCTCGCCGCCGCCCTCGCGGCCGCGCTCGCCGATCAGGCCCACAAATATTGGATGCTCGATATCTTCGGCATCCAAGCGCGACAGCCGATTACGCTCGCGCCCTTCCTCGACGTCGTCCTTTCCTGGAACTACGGCGTCTCCTACTCGCTCTTTCAGACGCATGAGGGCGTTGGACGCGCCCTGCTCCTTGCCGGGCAAAGCGTCATCGTCGCGGGCCTCCTCTGGTGGCTGTGGCGCTCGCAAAGCCGGCTGACAACGCTCGCGGTCGGCCTTGTCGTCGGCGGGGCGCTGGGCAACGCCGTCGATCGCCTCACGCGCGGCGCGGTCGCTGATTTCTTCTACTTCCATACGACGCTGCCGGTGGGGCCGCTCGCCAATTACGTCTTCAACGTCGCCGACGTCGCCATTTCGGCGGGGGTCGCGCTGCTTCTCTTCGAGAACATTTTTGCGCCGGCGCCGTCGGCCCAGGACGCGACCGACTTGCGCGGGCGCCACTAA
- the groL gene encoding chaperonin GroEL (60 kDa chaperone family; promotes refolding of misfolded polypeptides especially under stressful conditions; forms two stacked rings of heptamers to form a barrel-shaped 14mer; ends can be capped by GroES; misfolded proteins enter the barrel where they are refolded when GroES binds), whose amino-acid sequence MAAKDVRFSTDARDRILRGVDILANAVKVTLGPKGRNVVIEKSFGAPRITKDGVTVAKEIELSDKFENLGAQLVREVASKQNDIAGDGTTTATVLAASIAKEGVKAVAAGLNPMDLKRGIDLAVEAIVGDLKKNSKKVTSNDEIAQVGTISANGDRFIGEEIAKAMQKVGNEGVITVEEAKSLETETDIVEGMQFDRGYLSPYFITNAEKMIAELDDAYILIHEKKLSTLQPLLPILESVVQTGKPLVIVAEDIEGEALATLVVNKLRGGLKIAAVKAPGFGDRRKAMLEDIAILTGGQMIAEDLGIKLENVTLPMLGRAKRVRIEKENTTIIDGAGEKADIEARIGQIKGQIEETSSDYDREKLQERLAKLAGGVAVIRVGGATEVEVKEKKDRVDDALNATRAAVEEGVSPGGGVALLRAIKALDGVATANGDQKTGVEIVRKAIQAPARQIVDNAGGDGAVVVGKLLESADYAFGFDAQKGEYGDLVKLGIIDPTKVVRTALQDAASIAGLIITTEATITEQPKKETAPAMPGGGMGGMDF is encoded by the coding sequence ATGGCTGCCAAAGACGTCCGTTTCTCCACCGACGCGCGCGACCGCATTCTGCGCGGCGTCGACATTCTCGCCAACGCTGTCAAGGTCACGCTGGGCCCCAAGGGCCGCAACGTCGTGATCGAAAAGTCCTTCGGCGCGCCGCGCATCACCAAGGACGGCGTGACCGTCGCCAAGGAGATCGAGCTTTCTGACAAGTTCGAGAATCTCGGCGCTCAGCTCGTTCGTGAAGTCGCCTCCAAGCAGAACGACATTGCCGGCGACGGCACCACCACCGCCACCGTGCTCGCCGCTTCGATCGCCAAGGAAGGCGTCAAGGCCGTGGCCGCTGGCCTCAACCCGATGGATCTGAAGCGCGGCATCGACCTCGCGGTCGAAGCCATTGTCGGCGACCTCAAGAAGAACTCGAAGAAGGTCACCTCCAACGACGAGATCGCCCAGGTCGGCACCATTTCGGCGAACGGCGACCGCTTCATCGGCGAGGAAATCGCCAAGGCCATGCAGAAGGTCGGCAATGAAGGCGTGATCACGGTCGAGGAGGCCAAGAGCCTCGAGACCGAGACCGACATCGTCGAGGGCATGCAGTTCGACCGCGGCTATCTCTCGCCGTATTTCATCACTAACGCCGAGAAGATGATCGCCGAGCTCGACGACGCTTACATTCTCATCCACGAGAAGAAGCTGTCGACGCTGCAGCCGCTGCTGCCGATCCTCGAATCCGTCGTCCAGACCGGCAAGCCGCTCGTCATCGTCGCCGAGGACATCGAGGGCGAGGCGCTCGCCACGCTCGTCGTCAACAAGCTGCGCGGCGGCCTGAAGATTGCGGCCGTCAAGGCTCCGGGCTTCGGCGATCGCCGCAAGGCCATGCTCGAAGACATCGCCATCCTCACGGGCGGCCAGATGATCGCCGAGGACCTCGGCATCAAGCTCGAGAACGTGACGCTCCCCATGCTCGGCCGCGCCAAGCGCGTGCGCATCGAGAAGGAGAACACCACGATCATCGACGGCGCCGGCGAGAAGGCCGACATCGAGGCCCGCATCGGCCAGATCAAGGGCCAGATCGAGGAGACCAGCTCCGACTACGACCGTGAGAAGCTCCAGGAGCGTCTCGCCAAGCTCGCGGGCGGCGTCGCGGTGATCCGCGTCGGCGGCGCGACGGAAGTCGAGGTCAAGGAGAAGAAGGACCGCGTCGACGACGCCCTCAACGCGACCCGCGCGGCCGTCGAAGAAGGCGTCTCGCCTGGCGGCGGCGTCGCCCTGCTGCGCGCCATCAAGGCGCTCGACGGCGTGGCCACGGCCAACGGCGACCAGAAGACCGGCGTCGAGATCGTGCGCAAGGCCATCCAGGCCCCGGCGCGCCAGATCGTCGACAACGCCGGCGGCGACGGCGCCGTCGTGGTCGGCAAGCTGCTCGAGTCGGCCGACTACGCCTTCGGCTTCGACGCCCAGAAGGGCGAGTACGGCGATCTCGTGAAGCTCGGCATCATCGACCCGACCAAGGTCGTGCGCACCGCGCTGCAGGATGCCGCGTCGATCGCCGGCCTGATCATCACCACCGAGGCGACGATCACCGAGCAGCCGAAGAAGGAAACCGCGCCGGCGATGCCGGGCGGCGGCATGGGCGGCATGGACTTCTAA
- the fabI gene encoding enoyl-ACP reductase FabI, which produces MTDQAAPAPFAGILAGKKGLILGVANNRSIAWGIAKACAQAGAELALTFQVEALEKRVRPLAAELGAHVVGRCDVSEPETIDAIFAEVEKLWGKIDFVVHCLAYSDKDQLDGRYVDTTLDNFLMSMNISCYSFTAIAQRAEKLMPEGGSLLTLSYYGAEKWMPHYNVMGVAKAGLEASVRYLAADLGAKNIRVNAISAGPIKTMAASGIGDFRYILRWNEYNSPLRRVVTIEEVGESAVYLLSPMSRGVSGEILHVDAGYHVVGMMNPAAAPKMADLLALLPQEK; this is translated from the coding sequence ATGACCGACCAAGCCGCGCCCGCCCCTTTCGCTGGAATTCTCGCCGGAAAGAAAGGCCTTATCCTGGGCGTCGCCAATAATCGCTCGATCGCCTGGGGCATCGCCAAGGCCTGCGCGCAGGCCGGCGCCGAGCTCGCGCTGACCTTTCAGGTGGAAGCGTTGGAGAAGCGCGTGCGTCCGCTCGCCGCCGAGCTTGGCGCGCATGTCGTCGGACGCTGCGACGTCTCCGAGCCCGAGACCATCGACGCGATCTTCGCCGAGGTCGAGAAGCTGTGGGGCAAGATCGATTTCGTCGTCCACTGCCTCGCCTATTCCGACAAGGACCAGCTCGACGGCCGCTATGTCGACACCACGCTCGACAACTTCCTGATGTCGATGAACATCTCCTGCTACAGCTTCACGGCCATCGCCCAGCGCGCCGAAAAGCTGATGCCGGAAGGCGGCTCGCTGCTCACGCTTTCCTATTACGGCGCCGAGAAATGGATGCCGCATTACAATGTGATGGGCGTCGCCAAGGCGGGGCTGGAAGCGTCGGTGCGCTATCTCGCCGCCGATCTCGGCGCCAAGAACATCCGCGTCAACGCCATCTCCGCCGGCCCGATCAAGACCATGGCGGCCTCGGGCATCGGCGACTTCCGCTACATTCTGCGCTGGAACGAATATAACTCGCCGCTGCGCCGCGTCGTGACGATCGAGGAAGTCGGCGAGAGCGCGGTTTATCTGCTGTCGCCGATGTCGCGTGGCGTCTCCGGTGAAATCCTGCATGTCGACGCTGGCTATCATGTCGTAGGCATGATGAATCCCGCTGCCGCGCCGAAGATGGCGGATTTGTTGGCGCTGCTGCCGCAGGAGAAATGA
- a CDS encoding M16 family metallopeptidase: protein MSSSSASSTASLTPGAAGDSAHAGSNISNFKLDNGLEVVVIPDVRTPVVTHMIWYKNGSADDPLGKSGIAHFLEHLMFKGTKNHPQGEFSDLVAELGGQENAFTSYDYTAYFQRIGKEHLGALMAFEADRMCNLVLTDEVVTPERDVVLEERRMRTDNDPSSQLDEAVQAALYAHHPYGTPIIGWNHEIESLNREDALAYYTRFYTPENAILIVAGDVEAQEVSRLATATYGKVPARAEPPRRNRTKEPPHRAHRLVSLADEKVEQPTHERVFLVPSYKTAGPGEAEAIETLAHMLGGGATSALYETLVVDDKYAVGAGAYYLGSAVDDTRLWVYATPAPGVSLEELDEAIDRVIKRFTEKPIDEAHLRRAKTRLIADAIYAQDSQASLARWYGEALATGLTIEDVAAWPDRMEAVTAADVTAAAKKWLDKRRAVTGFLLPAEEGEAAA from the coding sequence ATGTCGTCTTCCTCTGCGTCGTCGACCGCATCGCTCACCCCGGGCGCGGCCGGCGACTCGGCGCATGCCGGCTCCAATATTTCGAATTTCAAGCTCGATAATGGTCTCGAGGTCGTCGTCATTCCGGATGTGCGCACTCCCGTCGTGACGCACATGATCTGGTACAAGAACGGCTCCGCCGACGATCCGCTCGGCAAATCCGGCATCGCCCATTTCCTCGAACATCTGATGTTCAAGGGCACCAAGAACCATCCGCAGGGCGAGTTCTCCGATCTCGTCGCCGAGCTCGGCGGCCAGGAGAACGCCTTCACCAGCTATGATTACACCGCTTATTTCCAGCGCATCGGCAAGGAGCACCTCGGTGCGCTGATGGCCTTCGAGGCGGACCGCATGTGCAATCTCGTCCTGACCGACGAGGTGGTGACGCCTGAGCGCGACGTCGTGCTGGAAGAGCGCCGCATGCGCACCGACAACGACCCCTCCTCCCAGCTCGACGAGGCCGTGCAGGCGGCGCTTTACGCACATCACCCCTACGGCACGCCGATCATCGGCTGGAATCACGAGATCGAGAGCCTGAACCGCGAGGATGCGCTCGCCTATTACACCCGCTTCTACACGCCCGAGAACGCCATCCTGATCGTCGCAGGCGACGTAGAGGCGCAGGAGGTCTCGCGGCTCGCAACCGCAACCTACGGGAAGGTTCCAGCCCGCGCCGAGCCGCCGCGTCGCAACCGCACCAAGGAGCCGCCGCATCGCGCTCACCGTCTCGTGTCGCTCGCCGACGAGAAGGTCGAGCAGCCCACGCATGAGCGCGTCTTCCTCGTGCCCTCCTACAAGACCGCCGGGCCCGGCGAAGCGGAGGCGATCGAGACGCTCGCCCATATGCTCGGCGGCGGCGCCACCAGCGCGCTCTACGAGACCCTCGTCGTCGACGATAAATATGCGGTCGGTGCGGGCGCCTATTATCTCGGCTCGGCCGTCGACGACACGCGGCTTTGGGTCTACGCCACGCCGGCGCCGGGCGTTTCGCTCGAGGAGCTCGACGAGGCGATCGACCGGGTGATCAAGCGCTTCACCGAGAAGCCGATCGACGAAGCACATCTGCGCCGCGCCAAGACGCGGCTCATCGCGGACGCCATCTATGCGCAGGACAGCCAGGCCTCGCTCGCCCGCTGGTATGGCGAGGCGCTGGCCACCGGGCTGACGATCGAGGACGTCGCCGCCTGGCCGGATCGCATGGAGGCTGTCACCGCCGCCGACGTCACCGCCGCAGCGAAGAAATGGCTCGACAAGCGCCGCGCCGTCACGGGCTTCCTGCTGCCGGCGGAAGAAGGCGAAGCTGCCGCCTGA
- a CDS encoding M16 family metallopeptidase, which yields MTAHAPAVSMASRAEHVQRIVTPGGVTAWLVESYAVPLVALEFSLRGGAAQDPADKPGLATLLSGLLDEGAGPYDARGFHRAVDELAIHMGFGADRDSISGHLQTLAKNTDKAFALFKLALIDAHLADADVARVRSQVVAELKRDANEPDSMAAKAFREAAFPGHPYGRPARGELSSIETLSRPDLLALRQRLFAKKDLKIAVVGAIDAQTLSEHLDATFGALATDNDLSEVAPITLAGVGARHVVTLDIPQTTIRFGRPGVSKHDPDYFAAVVANHILGGGSFTARLFREVREKRGMAYSVYSQLNEYDRCPMLIGAAATKNERAGEALRIIEEEVRRFAEEGPTEEELDKAKKYLIGSYALRFDTSTKIASQLVHLQMDGFEPSYLDERNGKIAAVGMEECKRAAKQLFGDGGLLVAMVGRPEGI from the coding sequence ATGACCGCCCACGCCCCCGCCGTCTCCATGGCCTCGCGCGCCGAGCATGTGCAGCGCATCGTCACGCCCGGCGGCGTCACCGCCTGGCTCGTCGAAAGCTACGCCGTTCCGCTCGTCGCCTTGGAATTTTCACTGCGCGGCGGAGCCGCCCAGGACCCCGCCGACAAGCCGGGTCTCGCGACATTGCTCTCGGGCCTGCTCGACGAAGGCGCGGGCCCCTATGACGCGCGCGGCTTCCACCGCGCCGTGGACGAGCTCGCCATTCACATGGGCTTCGGCGCTGACCGCGACTCGATCTCGGGCCATCTGCAGACGCTCGCGAAGAATACCGACAAGGCTTTCGCGCTCTTCAAGCTGGCCCTCATCGACGCGCATCTCGCCGACGCCGACGTTGCGCGCGTGCGAAGCCAGGTTGTCGCCGAGTTGAAGCGCGACGCCAATGAGCCGGACTCTATGGCGGCCAAGGCCTTTCGCGAGGCGGCCTTTCCTGGGCATCCCTATGGCCGCCCGGCGCGCGGCGAGCTTTCCTCGATCGAAACACTGTCGCGGCCGGACCTTCTCGCCTTGCGGCAGAGGCTATTTGCGAAGAAGGATCTCAAGATCGCGGTCGTCGGCGCGATCGACGCCCAGACGCTCTCGGAGCATCTCGACGCGACCTTCGGCGCCCTGGCGACCGACAATGATCTCTCGGAAGTCGCGCCGATCACGCTCGCCGGCGTCGGCGCGCGCCATGTCGTGACGCTCGACATTCCCCAAACCACGATCCGCTTCGGCCGGCCGGGCGTCTCGAAGCACGATCCCGATTATTTCGCTGCGGTGGTCGCGAACCACATCCTCGGCGGCGGCTCGTTCACCGCGCGGCTCTTCCGCGAAGTGCGCGAGAAGCGCGGCATGGCCTATAGCGTCTATTCCCAGCTCAACGAATATGACCGCTGCCCCATGTTGATCGGCGCCGCGGCCACCAAGAACGAGCGCGCCGGCGAAGCTTTGCGGATCATCGAGGAGGAGGTGCGCCGTTTCGCGGAAGAGGGCCCGACCGAGGAAGAGCTCGACAAGGCGAAGAAATACCTCATCGGCTCCTATGCGCTACGCTTCGACACCTCGACGAAGATCGCAAGCCAGCTCGTGCATCTGCAGATGGACGGTTTCGAGCCGAGCTATCTCGACGAGCGCAATGGCAAGATCGCCGCCGTAGGGATGGAGGAGTGCAAGCGCGCGGCGAAGCAGCTCTTTGGCGACGGCGGGCTGCTGGTGGCGATGGTGGGGCGGCCGGAGGGAATATAA
- a CDS encoding Crp/Fnr family transcriptional regulator — MNRRNSRATLAEPPALRDLPLFASVDSETLARLALEAKVETFDEGAAIFRQGDLVNAVVIVLHGYVKVLRIASSGDETLVGICSDGETVGEPPSGANETYRVSAEAIGPTSVLKFPAARFSRLMKESPSLCAAVVQDAKDKIVALVTEIEALKAQNADQRLASFILSLCPPGEEQCRFRLPYDKRLIAARLGVKQETLSRAFAKLREHGVRTETRDVLVESVSRLAEQCD, encoded by the coding sequence GTGAATCGACGGAATTCACGAGCGACTCTCGCCGAGCCGCCGGCGCTTCGGGATTTGCCGCTCTTTGCTTCCGTCGACAGCGAAACCCTCGCGCGTCTAGCGCTCGAGGCCAAGGTTGAGACCTTCGACGAAGGGGCCGCCATCTTCCGCCAAGGCGATCTCGTGAATGCGGTCGTCATCGTTCTGCACGGTTATGTCAAAGTATTGCGCATTGCTTCTTCCGGCGACGAGACGCTTGTCGGAATCTGCTCGGATGGCGAGACTGTGGGCGAACCGCCTTCGGGCGCGAATGAAACTTACCGCGTCTCGGCGGAAGCCATTGGTCCGACCTCGGTCCTCAAATTTCCTGCAGCGCGTTTCTCACGGCTGATGAAAGAATCGCCGTCTCTTTGCGCGGCTGTCGTGCAGGACGCCAAGGACAAGATCGTGGCGCTTGTCACGGAGATCGAAGCGCTCAAGGCTCAGAACGCCGATCAGCGGCTTGCAAGCTTCATCCTTTCACTCTGTCCGCCGGGCGAGGAACAGTGCCGCTTCCGCTTGCCCTATGACAAAAGGCTCATCGCTGCGCGGTTGGGCGTGAAGCAGGAAACGCTTTCGCGCGCCTTCGCCAAATTGCGCGAACATGGCGTGCGCACGGAGACGCGCGACGTGCTGGTCGAAAGCGTCTCGCGCCTTGCCGAGCAATGCGACTAG
- a CDS encoding sigma factor-like helix-turn-helix DNA-binding protein, translating to MGKKAEILERLGGIAPALRRYSRALCAGAGHTLSDELVQSALQNVGARIRARELRPADLQEARLEAYAALTASAAKRLTEASRPTPRHPPIVHGLAELSLDDRAALLLVSLEGMGYEAAARVLGIQRAALLSGLMRARTALGVVGLPPADAESGARRAASHLRIVK from the coding sequence ATGGGGAAGAAAGCCGAGATCCTGGAGAGGCTGGGAGGCATAGCGCCTGCCCTGCGCCGATATTCGCGGGCGCTTTGCGCCGGCGCCGGCCATACGCTTTCCGACGAGCTCGTGCAAAGCGCCCTGCAAAACGTCGGCGCGCGCATCCGCGCCAGGGAACTGCGCCCCGCCGATCTCCAGGAGGCGCGGCTCGAAGCCTATGCCGCGCTCACCGCTTCCGCCGCCAAACGTCTGACCGAGGCGTCGCGTCCGACCCCGCGCCATCCGCCGATCGTCCACGGGCTCGCAGAGCTTTCCCTCGACGATCGCGCTGCGCTGCTGCTCGTCTCTCTCGAAGGGATGGGTTACGAGGCCGCCGCGCGCGTTCTCGGCATTCAACGGGCGGCGCTGCTCTCCGGGCTCATGCGCGCCCGGACGGCGCTCGGCGTCGTGGGCCTGCCGCCGGCGGACGCCGAGAGCGGCGCGCGCCGCGCCGCCTCCCATCTGCGCATCGTGAAATAG